One region of Flavobacterium sp. GSB-24 genomic DNA includes:
- a CDS encoding PH domain-containing protein translates to MKEQFKKFLNEEQDPKAIEKITSKLTDLLMKGEEVGYIAVQKKPAITVFPDSIVLTNKRIIICKPKNLGLSMDFTDYTWDDIASTFVKENILGSEFSFGTKTDLAVSIDYIPKIQARKIYTYAKEQLDLLKNPVSAATPIQETVEPEYEDEAEEVEEVETEEVTSFAEILPSAPAFTETTYEPLPTQPAGERKLSDLSKEELFDKLQNYKKLLDNGLIMQGEYDAYKKEILSYM, encoded by the coding sequence ATGAAAGAACAATTTAAAAAATTTCTGAACGAAGAACAAGATCCAAAAGCGATTGAAAAAATCACTTCGAAACTTACAGATTTATTAATGAAAGGCGAAGAAGTTGGATATATTGCAGTGCAAAAAAAGCCTGCTATTACTGTTTTTCCAGACAGCATTGTATTAACAAACAAGCGTATCATTATCTGTAAGCCTAAAAATTTAGGTCTTTCTATGGATTTTACAGATTACACTTGGGATGATATTGCGAGTACTTTTGTAAAAGAAAACATTTTAGGTTCTGAATTTTCATTTGGTACCAAAACAGATTTGGCTGTTTCTATTGATTATATTCCAAAAATTCAGGCTAGAAAAATTTATACTTACGCTAAAGAGCAATTGGATTTATTGAAAAATCCTGTTTCTGCTGCTACACCAATTCAAGAAACTGTTGAACCAGAATACGAAGACGAAGCTGAAGAAGTTGAAGAAGTAGAAACTGAAGAAGTAACTAGTTTTGCTGAAATTTTGCCTTCTGCACCAGCTTTTACAGAAACAACTTATGAGCCGCTTCCAACACAGCCAGCTGGAGAACGTAAATTAAGTGACTTATCTAAAGAGGAACTTTTTGATAAATTACAGAATTACAAAAAACTCCTTGACAACGGATTGATCATGCAGGGAGAGTACGATGCTTATAAAAAAGAGATTTTAAGTTATATGTAA
- a CDS encoding MmcQ/YjbR family DNA-binding protein, with the protein MNLETFYEYCLSKKGVSEHFPFDEDTLVFKIGGKMFALSSLSQWEKNEQSVNLKCDPDRAQELRAEYDEIQPGFHMSKVHWNTIALNGNLPDKFVKELIDHSYELVFKSLTKKIQNEIIELEN; encoded by the coding sequence ATGAATTTAGAAACGTTTTACGAATATTGTCTTTCGAAAAAAGGTGTCAGCGAACATTTTCCGTTTGATGAAGACACTTTGGTTTTTAAAATTGGCGGTAAAATGTTTGCCCTATCTTCTTTATCGCAATGGGAAAAGAACGAGCAATCGGTCAATTTAAAATGTGATCCAGACCGCGCACAGGAACTCAGAGCTGAATATGATGAAATACAACCTGGATTTCATATGAGTAAAGTACATTGGAATACGATTGCTTTAAACGGAAATCTTCCAGACAAATTTGTCAAAGAATTGATCGATCACTCGTATGAATTGGTTTTCAAAAGTTTGACAAAGAAAATTCAGAATGAAATTATCGAATTAGAAAATTAG